In Thalassotalea sp. Sam97, a single window of DNA contains:
- the lysC gene encoding lysine-sensitive aspartokinase 3, with protein MVNTETNSCFNSRLNVAKFGGTSVADFDAMLRCAKIIKNNPDTRVVVVSASAGVTNELVRLANDQLEPNQQQQILETIAQIQQRIITQLADASVVRQQVDLILDELSKLVTEQSISRSVRHADAILACGERMSSVIFAEVLHMIDVPGQMFDVRRVMRTDSLYGQANVNIDELKNRCQSLLQPLLSDHVIVTQGFIGEDQLGYTTTLGRGGSDYSAALLAEALNADNLQIWTDVVGIFTTDPRIASSARAIPEISFGEAAEMATFGAKILHPATLIPAMRSDIPVFVGSSREPESGGTQIRQQVTSKPRYRAIAMRKEQTLVTVKSPAMLHASGFLAEVFAILAKHQLSVDLITTSEISVAMTFDNPVGSTQALINQQVLAELEQLCDVTVEHDLCLVAIVGNNLQSTNQLGSSIFDHLEDTSVRMICHGASANNLCFLVNEQDGHHVVETLHNKLFA; from the coding sequence ATGGTAAATACCGAAACCAATAGCTGTTTCAATAGCAGACTCAATGTTGCCAAATTTGGTGGTACTAGCGTCGCTGATTTTGACGCTATGTTGCGTTGTGCAAAAATTATCAAAAATAATCCTGATACCCGTGTCGTCGTTGTTTCGGCAAGCGCTGGTGTTACCAATGAATTAGTGCGTTTAGCTAACGACCAACTTGAACCAAATCAGCAACAACAAATACTCGAGACTATTGCTCAAATTCAACAGCGCATTATCACTCAACTAGCTGATGCTAGCGTTGTGCGCCAACAGGTTGATTTGATCCTTGATGAATTGAGTAAGTTAGTTACAGAACAGAGTATATCTCGCTCGGTACGCCATGCAGACGCAATTTTAGCCTGTGGTGAGCGGATGAGTTCGGTGATATTTGCTGAAGTACTACACATGATTGATGTACCAGGGCAAATGTTTGACGTGCGTCGCGTAATGCGCACTGACAGCCTGTATGGTCAGGCTAATGTAAACATTGATGAGTTAAAAAATCGCTGTCAGAGTTTATTGCAACCGTTACTGAGTGATCATGTTATTGTTACTCAAGGCTTTATTGGCGAAGACCAGCTAGGTTATACGACGACGTTAGGGCGGGGTGGCTCTGATTATTCCGCGGCATTATTAGCAGAAGCACTGAATGCAGATAATCTACAAATTTGGACTGACGTGGTCGGTATATTTACCACTGATCCGCGCATTGCCAGTAGCGCTCGAGCGATCCCTGAAATCAGTTTTGGTGAAGCTGCGGAAATGGCGACCTTTGGTGCAAAAATTTTACACCCTGCAACGTTAATACCAGCAATGCGTTCCGATATCCCAGTGTTTGTTGGCTCATCAAGAGAGCCAGAGTCAGGAGGCACCCAGATTCGTCAACAGGTAACATCAAAGCCGAGATATCGCGCCATTGCCATGCGCAAAGAGCAAACGTTAGTTACGGTAAAAAGTCCGGCGATGTTACATGCAAGTGGCTTTTTGGCAGAGGTTTTCGCGATTTTGGCAAAACATCAATTAAGTGTTGATTTGATCACCACCTCCGAAATTTCGGTTGCCATGACGTTTGATAATCCCGTTGGCTCAACCCAAGCATTGATCAATCAACAAGTATTGGCCGAACTCGAACAATTGTGTGATGTCACGGTTGAGCACGACCTGTGTTTAGTGGCAATTGTTGGTAATAATCTACAAAGTACCAATCAATTGGGTAGCAGTATTTTTGATCACCTAGAAGATACTTCAGTAAGAATGATCTGTCATGGTGCTAGTGCCAATAATTTGTGTTTTTTAGTCAATGAGCAAGATGGCCATCATGTGGTTGAAACCTTACACAATAAGCTATTTGCATAA
- a CDS encoding glutathione peroxidase encodes MTSIYDFTVTDNKGDVVPMVSYKDQVMLIVNTASACGFTPQYQGLETLYQKYKDKGLAILAFPCNQFGKQEQGSDDEIRNFCDLNFNIHFDLFSKVDVNGDNAEPLFDYLTNNAKGILGSKKIKWNFTKFLVDSNGKVTKRYGSMTKPEDISKDIERLL; translated from the coding sequence ATGACATCAATTTATGATTTTACGGTAACAGACAATAAAGGCGACGTGGTACCCATGGTGAGCTATAAAGATCAGGTTATGCTTATCGTTAACACTGCCAGCGCCTGTGGTTTTACACCACAATATCAGGGTTTGGAAACGCTCTATCAAAAATATAAAGATAAAGGCTTAGCAATTTTGGCTTTTCCTTGTAATCAGTTTGGTAAACAAGAACAAGGCTCTGACGATGAAATTCGCAACTTTTGCGATCTAAACTTTAACATTCATTTTGATCTGTTTAGTAAAGTGGATGTCAACGGTGATAATGCCGAACCATTATTTGATTATTTAACAAATAATGCCAAAGGTATCTTGGGTTCAAAGAAAATAAAATGGAATTTTACCAAGTTTTTGGTCGACAGCAACGGTAAGGTAACTAAGCGTTATGGCTCGATGACTAAGCCTGAAGATATTAGTAAAGATATTGAGCGCTTATTGTAA
- a CDS encoding NAD(P)-dependent oxidoreductase produces the protein MTNVAFIGLGVMGYPMAGHLQNSGYQVTVYNRTTEKAKRWADQYAGEYATTPALAAKSADIVFCCVGNDDDVRQVVYGDDGILSGLKEGGILVDHTTASAELARELAQEAQRQGKYFIDAPVSGGQAGAENGQLTIMCGGPEDVFAKVQPVMEAYAKFSQLLGPVGNGQIAKMANQICIAGVVQGLSEALNFAQRAGLDADKLVETISKGAAGSWQMENRYKTMYAGEYDFGFAVDWMRKDLAIAFAEAKKYDAKLPMTEMVDGFYEEVQKLGGNRWDTSSLIARFKDK, from the coding sequence ATGACAAACGTTGCCTTTATTGGTTTGGGTGTTATGGGCTATCCAATGGCCGGTCATTTACAAAATTCAGGGTATCAAGTGACGGTGTATAACCGTACCACAGAAAAAGCAAAGCGTTGGGCTGATCAATACGCTGGCGAGTATGCAACAACGCCAGCGCTTGCAGCAAAAAGTGCTGATATTGTATTTTGTTGTGTCGGTAACGATGATGATGTTCGTCAGGTTGTGTATGGCGATGACGGCATACTATCAGGACTAAAAGAAGGCGGTATTTTAGTTGATCATACAACGGCTTCAGCTGAATTAGCTCGAGAGCTTGCGCAAGAAGCGCAGCGTCAAGGTAAGTATTTTATAGATGCCCCGGTTTCTGGTGGTCAAGCGGGCGCCGAGAATGGTCAACTTACCATAATGTGTGGTGGCCCAGAAGATGTATTTGCTAAGGTGCAACCTGTGATGGAAGCTTATGCCAAATTCAGTCAGTTACTAGGACCCGTTGGCAACGGTCAGATTGCCAAAATGGCCAACCAAATATGTATCGCAGGTGTGGTGCAAGGCTTGAGTGAAGCATTGAATTTTGCGCAACGTGCAGGCTTGGACGCTGACAAACTGGTTGAAACCATCTCAAAAGGTGCAGCAGGCAGTTGGCAGATGGAAAACCGTTATAAAACCATGTACGCCGGTGAATATGACTTTGGTTTTGCGGTTGATTGGATGCGTAAAGATTTAGCGATCGCCTTTGCTGAAGCGAAAAAGTACGATGCCAAATTACCGATGACTGAAATGGTTGATGGTTTTTATGAAGAAGTGCAAAAGCTAGGCGGTAACCGTTGGGATACATCAAGCTTAATCGCACGCTTTAAAGATAAGTAA
- the sbcB gene encoding exodeoxyribonuclease I yields the protein MSNDKANNNNDIQPSIVWHDYETWGISPKYDKPSQFAAIRTDLDLNIIGEPEVFYCQPPADYLPNPGACLVTGITPQKAQREGLPEAEFAKRIQQIFTVPNTCVAGYNSIRFDDEVSRYLFYRNFYDPYAREWQHGNSRWDIIDMARMCYALAPDGINWPADDEGKVSFRLELLTAANGISHEAAHDAMSDVYATIAFAKLIKEKQPKLYNYVFAMRSKQKVAELINTYEMTPFLHTSGRVSREQRNTSWFMPIDFDPSNKNAVTCIDLSKDISPLLELDADTIKQRLYTRHDELRAEGLLPIPIKQIHINKCPAVAPAKVLTPERAATIGIDREACLANFKAVKEHAVAIKEKLIDVFTRDYDKLAKDDAEHALYSGDFFSPADKHKMAMVHELAPEQLATHPFNFIDERLDTLLFRYRARNYPYTLATDEQHKWRQYCQNKLQYGENGLSLDEYMMKIENLAHEHEADANKIAILKALYLYVQN from the coding sequence ATGAGTAACGATAAAGCAAATAACAATAACGACATTCAGCCAAGCATCGTGTGGCACGACTATGAGACTTGGGGTATTTCGCCAAAATACGATAAGCCGTCGCAGTTTGCGGCGATTCGTACTGACTTAGATTTAAATATTATCGGCGAGCCTGAGGTATTTTATTGCCAGCCACCTGCCGATTATCTTCCCAATCCGGGTGCCTGTTTAGTTACCGGTATTACGCCACAAAAAGCACAACGCGAAGGCTTACCTGAAGCTGAATTTGCCAAACGTATTCAGCAAATATTCACGGTCCCGAACACCTGTGTTGCAGGCTACAATTCAATTCGTTTTGATGATGAAGTGTCACGTTATTTGTTTTATCGTAACTTTTACGATCCTTACGCACGTGAATGGCAACATGGTAACAGTCGCTGGGATATAATCGACATGGCACGCATGTGTTATGCCCTAGCACCAGATGGAATTAATTGGCCAGCAGACGATGAAGGAAAAGTGAGCTTTCGTTTGGAGCTATTAACTGCCGCCAATGGGATCAGTCATGAAGCAGCCCACGATGCCATGAGTGATGTTTACGCCACCATCGCCTTTGCTAAGTTAATAAAAGAAAAGCAACCCAAATTATATAACTACGTATTTGCCATGCGCAGTAAGCAAAAAGTTGCTGAGCTTATCAATACCTATGAAATGACACCGTTTTTGCATACTTCAGGGCGTGTCAGTCGCGAACAACGCAATACCAGTTGGTTTATGCCTATCGACTTTGATCCGAGTAATAAAAATGCCGTGACCTGTATCGACTTATCAAAGGATATCTCGCCGCTGCTAGAACTTGATGCCGATACCATTAAGCAACGTTTATACACGCGCCATGATGAATTACGAGCCGAAGGCCTACTGCCAATTCCCATTAAACAAATTCACATTAATAAGTGCCCAGCGGTTGCCCCAGCAAAAGTGCTAACCCCTGAGAGAGCAGCGACCATTGGCATCGACCGTGAGGCTTGCTTAGCCAACTTTAAAGCGGTGAAAGAGCACGCAGTTGCGATTAAAGAAAAGTTAATCGATGTATTTACCCGCGACTACGACAAGTTAGCCAAAGACGATGCCGAACATGCCTTGTATTCTGGCGATTTTTTCTCGCCTGCGGACAAACATAAAATGGCGATGGTGCATGAACTTGCCCCTGAGCAATTAGCCACTCACCCGTTTAATTTTATCGACGAGCGCTTAGATACCCTATTATTTCGCTATCGAGCGCGTAACTATCCGTATACACTAGCAACCGATGAGCAGCATAAATGGCGGCAGTATTGCCAAAACAAACTGCAATATGGTGAAAACGGCTTAAGCCTTGATGAGTACATGATGAAGATTGAAAATCTAGCTCATGAACATGAGGCAGATGCCAACAAAATCGCCATATTAAAGGCGCTGTACTTGTACGTGCAAAACTAA
- a CDS encoding sodium/proline symporter, protein MSYSDTVLTTIIIYKLVLIGIGLWANKRTHNTEDYFIAGHQLGPWVAAISSAASASSAWTLLGMSGAAYVMGLSAIWIVPAVVCGYLFNWLWLAPRLQDQNQKHKAITLTEFIANNITGNTRHIIVVCSFCIVFAFTFYIAAQFQAAGTTFASTFDISMPEAVITGTAIILFYTLLGGFWAVSITDTMQGLLMALAALIVPVAALITVGGPSELWLQMQTAFSEQQLSFSGAHSGFIGLAFIAGLLAIGLGNPGQPHVVNRMMAIGDKKAVRQATIIAVTWAAIVITGMLIVGWCARVLIDPVSNNEEALLILTNQLFPPVIAGVIIAAILSAVMSTADSQLLVSSAAVCCDLTTDKKHKQKLNNARWTVVFMCLLSMLIALYAPEDIFSRVLFAWNALGAAFGPILIIILIGHKIDARYALASISCGFGFAVALSYLPSTPGDYIERTVPFLSALFIAWLGRRRYAKEKQRLIGTATDSRF, encoded by the coding sequence ATGAGCTATAGCGATACTGTTCTCACCACCATTATTATCTATAAACTGGTTCTTATTGGTATTGGTTTATGGGCGAATAAGCGAACCCATAATACCGAAGACTACTTTATCGCTGGTCATCAATTGGGTCCTTGGGTTGCGGCAATTAGCTCAGCAGCGAGTGCTTCTTCGGCTTGGACCTTATTGGGCATGAGCGGTGCAGCCTACGTCATGGGGCTATCCGCCATATGGATTGTGCCTGCTGTCGTGTGTGGCTATCTATTCAACTGGCTTTGGCTGGCGCCAAGACTACAAGATCAAAACCAAAAGCACAAAGCCATCACCCTAACGGAATTTATTGCCAATAACATCACAGGCAACACTCGCCATATTATTGTCGTCTGCTCTTTTTGTATTGTGTTTGCTTTTACCTTCTATATCGCCGCACAATTTCAAGCCGCGGGGACCACGTTTGCAAGCACATTTGACATTTCCATGCCCGAAGCTGTTATCACCGGTACCGCAATCATTTTGTTTTATACCTTATTAGGCGGTTTTTGGGCAGTCAGTATTACCGATACCATGCAAGGTTTATTAATGGCACTGGCAGCTTTGATCGTGCCGGTTGCTGCGCTAATCACTGTCGGCGGCCCAAGCGAATTATGGCTGCAAATGCAAACCGCATTTAGCGAACAGCAGTTGTCGTTTTCCGGAGCCCATAGTGGTTTTATTGGTTTGGCATTTATTGCCGGGTTGTTGGCAATTGGTTTAGGTAATCCCGGACAACCTCATGTGGTCAACCGAATGATGGCGATCGGTGATAAAAAAGCTGTCCGTCAGGCCACAATAATCGCTGTCACTTGGGCAGCCATCGTCATCACTGGCATGCTGATTGTGGGCTGGTGCGCACGTGTGTTAATTGACCCCGTTAGCAATAACGAAGAAGCGTTACTGATTTTAACCAACCAATTATTTCCCCCCGTCATTGCGGGCGTTATTATCGCTGCAATCCTATCAGCTGTAATGTCAACCGCGGACAGCCAGCTACTGGTGAGCTCAGCGGCTGTTTGCTGTGACTTAACAACAGATAAGAAGCACAAGCAAAAACTCAACAACGCCCGCTGGACAGTGGTGTTTATGTGCTTACTATCGATGCTAATCGCCTTGTACGCACCTGAAGATATTTTTTCACGGGTATTATTCGCATGGAACGCACTCGGCGCCGCATTTGGTCCGATACTCATCATTATTTTGATTGGTCACAAAATAGATGCTCGCTACGCGCTTGCATCGATTAGCTGTGGTTTTGGCTTTGCTGTGGCGCTTAGCTATTTGCCATCAACGCCAGGGGACTACATCGAACGGACTGTACCGTTTCTGAGTGCGTTATTTATCGCATGGCTTGGCAGGCGTCGTTACGCTAAAGAGAAACAACGGTTAATAGGTACCGCAACCGATTCTCGTTTTTAG
- a CDS encoding acyl-CoA dehydrogenase, translating to MDEQLHQDERMIRDMTREFCQYTLQPGILKANRDEHFDPMILRQFGELGLLGATIDGYGCAGASYVSYGLIAREVERVDSGYRSAMSVQSSLVMHPINTWGSNAQKQKYLPKLASGEWIGCFALTEPNAGSDPASMSTRARQVDGGYRITGNKLWITNSPIADVFIVWAKSDAHDNQICGFILEKGMQGLSAPKINGKLSLKASITGEVVMDNVFVPEENMFPDVRGLKGPFSCLNMARFGISWGVMGAAEDCWHRARQYGLDRTQFGKPLAQTQLFQKKLADMQTEITLGLQASLRVGRLIEQQQFEPAMISLIKRNNCGKALDIARVARDMHGANGIADEFHVMRHMINLETVNTYEGTHDIHALILGRQQTGLAAFG from the coding sequence ATGGATGAGCAGTTACACCAAGATGAGCGGATGATCCGCGATATGACCCGAGAATTTTGTCAATATACATTACAACCAGGTATTTTAAAGGCCAATCGCGATGAACATTTTGACCCTATGATATTGCGTCAGTTTGGAGAACTGGGCTTACTTGGTGCAACCATCGACGGTTATGGCTGTGCTGGTGCCTCTTACGTTTCCTACGGTTTAATTGCTCGTGAAGTTGAGCGCGTTGATTCAGGTTATCGTAGTGCGATGAGCGTACAGTCTTCACTTGTCATGCACCCCATTAATACCTGGGGCAGCAATGCACAAAAACAAAAGTATTTGCCAAAGCTCGCGAGCGGCGAATGGATCGGTTGCTTTGCGTTAACGGAGCCTAATGCAGGCTCAGATCCGGCGAGTATGTCCACACGCGCTCGTCAAGTAGATGGCGGCTATCGCATTACCGGCAATAAGTTGTGGATCACCAACTCCCCAATTGCTGATGTGTTTATTGTCTGGGCAAAATCTGACGCCCATGACAATCAAATTTGTGGTTTTATTCTAGAAAAAGGCATGCAAGGCCTCAGCGCCCCTAAAATTAATGGCAAGCTGTCGTTAAAAGCCTCCATCACCGGTGAAGTGGTGATGGATAACGTGTTTGTCCCTGAAGAAAACATGTTTCCAGACGTACGAGGCTTAAAGGGACCGTTTAGTTGCTTAAACATGGCACGTTTTGGCATTTCATGGGGAGTAATGGGGGCTGCGGAAGACTGCTGGCATCGCGCTCGTCAGTATGGCCTCGATAGAACACAGTTTGGCAAGCCATTGGCGCAAACTCAGCTATTTCAAAAAAAGCTCGCCGATATGCAAACCGAAATCACCCTAGGATTGCAAGCCTCGTTACGAGTCGGACGCTTGATTGAACAACAGCAATTTGAACCAGCAATGATTTCCTTAATTAAACGCAATAACTGTGGCAAAGCGCTTGATATCGCCCGTGTTGCTCGTGATATGCATGGTGCAAATGGCATTGCCGATGAGTTTCACGTGATGCGTCACATGATCAACTTAGAAACCGTTAATACCTACGAAGGTACGCATGATATTCATGCGTTAATTTTAGGCCGACAACAAACCGGGTTAGCTGCATTTGGTTAA
- a CDS encoding isochorismatase family protein: protein METTSKTAKQLYHEIRANPERKKFGFGRKAVLVNIDLQKAYTSVELYKTAYQTDPNQMDYINALATEFRRLGWPVVWTHVAYMDSAEDAGVWGTRTNTEDSLQNIKFASDRSEFDPRLQIDHQNDVIYLKKMPSAFFETALQSLLVWHQVDTVIVTGGSTSGCIRATAVDSLSRGYRTIVPEQCVADKHESFHYANLTDLLLKYADVESVDDVLSWLAMQHCE from the coding sequence ATGGAAACAACCTCGAAAACGGCAAAACAGCTTTATCACGAAATAAGAGCCAACCCGGAGCGAAAAAAATTTGGTTTTGGCCGTAAAGCTGTACTGGTGAATATTGATTTACAAAAAGCGTATACCAGTGTCGAACTATACAAAACAGCGTATCAAACCGATCCAAACCAAATGGATTATATCAACGCTTTGGCCACTGAATTTCGTCGCCTAGGCTGGCCTGTGGTTTGGACACACGTCGCCTACATGGACTCTGCTGAAGATGCCGGCGTTTGGGGAACGCGCACCAACACCGAAGATTCGTTGCAAAACATTAAATTTGCTTCGGATCGCAGCGAATTTGATCCACGCTTACAAATCGACCATCAAAACGATGTCATATATTTGAAAAAGATGCCATCGGCGTTTTTTGAAACAGCACTGCAGTCGTTATTGGTGTGGCATCAAGTTGATACGGTTATTGTCACCGGGGGATCAACCTCAGGTTGTATTCGAGCTACGGCTGTTGACAGTTTATCTCGAGGTTATCGTACCATCGTCCCCGAGCAATGTGTTGCCGATAAACATGAGAGTTTTCATTATGCAAATTTGACCGACTTATTGCTTAAATACGCTGATGTTGAATCGGTTGATGATGTTTTAAGTTGGCTGGCAATGCAACACTGCGAGTAA
- a CDS encoding polysaccharide deacetylase family protein — translation MKATPGYYDYWPYHNRPKITWPNGARIAFWVAPNIEFYELDPPVNPHRVAWPQPYPAIAGYSIRDYGNRVGHIRQMRLLDKYGIRGSISLSTALCDHHPEIISMCSERDWEFFSHGIYNTRYTYGMSEQQERDMIKQSMEAIYQHTGQMCAGYLAPALSHSELTIDLFAEVGSELFGDQAGIYTCDLFHDDQPTPIRTRSNKRFVSIPYSLEMNDTIAFVVNKVEPRRYGQMLKDNFDRLYAEGQQSGTVMCIPTHNYQISCPHRLKAFEEALDYITSHDDVWVTTGRDIAQYYRDHYFDMMRQDIKERHAVSLAPDEKGM, via the coding sequence ATGAAAGCGACTCCGGGTTATTATGATTACTGGCCCTATCACAACAGACCCAAAATAACGTGGCCCAACGGAGCACGCATCGCGTTTTGGGTAGCACCTAACATTGAGTTTTATGAATTAGACCCGCCCGTTAATCCGCACCGAGTGGCTTGGCCACAGCCGTATCCAGCCATCGCAGGCTACTCTATTCGAGATTATGGCAATCGGGTAGGGCACATCAGGCAAATGCGTTTACTCGACAAATACGGTATTCGAGGCTCAATTTCACTGTCGACGGCGCTTTGTGATCATCACCCCGAAATAATCAGTATGTGCAGCGAACGAGATTGGGAGTTTTTTTCCCATGGTATATACAACACCCGTTATACCTACGGTATGAGCGAACAACAAGAGCGCGACATGATCAAACAGTCCATGGAAGCGATATACCAGCACACCGGGCAAATGTGTGCTGGTTACTTGGCTCCCGCGCTATCGCATTCTGAGTTGACCATTGATTTGTTTGCCGAAGTGGGTAGCGAACTGTTTGGTGATCAAGCAGGAATTTATACCTGTGACTTATTCCATGATGATCAGCCAACGCCTATTCGTACGCGCTCAAATAAACGTTTTGTGTCGATTCCTTATTCACTCGAGATGAACGACACCATCGCGTTTGTCGTCAACAAGGTTGAACCTCGTCGTTATGGGCAAATGCTGAAAGATAATTTTGATCGTCTTTACGCCGAAGGGCAGCAATCGGGCACGGTCATGTGTATTCCCACTCATAATTATCAAATAAGTTGCCCACATCGCTTAAAAGCATTTGAAGAAGCGCTTGATTATATTACGTCACATGATGATGTATGGGTGACAACCGGCAGAGACATTGCGCAATACTATCGAGACCATTACTTCGATATGATGCGCCAAGATATCAAAGAACGTCATGCAGTGTCCTTGGCGCCGGATGAAAAGGGTATGTAG
- a CDS encoding polysaccharide deacetylase family protein — MTLDKHYMQYPKRRYGMDHERYTWSMLAQRNPVTWPDNKKLAVWVNAGLQFYPLNQRGIPFKVPGGMTMPYPDLRHFTLRDYGNRVGIYRFLDMFDRYDVKPTFAISTALAQQTPYLMEQLVKRGDEIMCHGWHMDALHYGGQDNAAEAELVQQSLSILRELSGQAIRGWVSPAKNQSEKTPELLKQNGIDFHCDWVNDDMPYRFHTECGDMWSMPLSTELSDQYILMNNLHSEQSYLEQILDATDVLATEASEQGGRILALQIHPWLLGQPHRIGYLEQVFHALANRTDVWFASASDILDSFIEQQ; from the coding sequence ATGACATTAGATAAACACTATATGCAATACCCAAAGCGCCGTTACGGTATGGATCACGAGCGTTATACCTGGTCGATGCTCGCACAGCGTAACCCTGTAACGTGGCCTGATAATAAAAAACTTGCTGTATGGGTTAATGCAGGTTTGCAATTTTACCCGCTCAATCAACGGGGCATTCCGTTTAAGGTACCGGGTGGTATGACAATGCCTTATCCCGATTTACGTCACTTTACCTTGCGAGATTATGGCAATCGGGTTGGCATATACCGCTTTTTAGATATGTTCGATCGTTATGATGTTAAACCGACGTTTGCAATCAGCACAGCGTTAGCACAACAAACGCCATATCTTATGGAGCAGTTGGTTAAGCGTGGCGATGAAATCATGTGTCATGGTTGGCATATGGACGCGCTACATTATGGTGGACAAGATAACGCAGCAGAAGCAGAACTTGTCCAGCAATCGCTGTCTATTTTGCGAGAATTAAGTGGCCAGGCGATAAGAGGCTGGGTATCGCCCGCCAAAAATCAAAGTGAAAAAACCCCAGAATTATTGAAGCAAAATGGCATCGACTTTCACTGTGATTGGGTCAACGATGATATGCCTTATCGCTTTCATACCGAGTGTGGTGATATGTGGTCGATGCCGTTATCTACTGAGCTTAGTGATCAATATATTTTGATGAATAATTTACACAGTGAACAAAGTTATCTTGAGCAAATACTTGATGCCACTGACGTGTTGGCAACGGAAGCGAGTGAGCAGGGAGGGCGGATTTTGGCACTCCAAATTCATCCATGGCTGCTCGGTCAACCGCACCGCATTGGTTATTTAGAGCAGGTGTTTCATGCGTTAGCGAACAGAACGGATGTGTGGTTTGCTTCTGCCAGTGACATCTTAGATAGCTTTATTGAGCAACAATAA
- a CDS encoding DUF2141 domain-containing protein, with protein sequence MNWTTSLACAASLFCASSFAASLTVEVHGLTSDKGDLVINVYTSKKTWMEDKQRDIFHQHIVTLKNEVTDGVITTNLDLPEGEYGLHIFQDWDQNKEMDANWLGIPREPVATSNNAKGSMGPPRYKDAKFTLTSDGATQVVNIVEI encoded by the coding sequence ATGAACTGGACAACATCCCTGGCTTGCGCTGCATCACTGTTTTGTGCATCAAGCTTTGCCGCCTCGTTAACCGTTGAAGTACACGGTTTAACATCCGATAAAGGTGATTTGGTGATCAACGTATACACATCAAAGAAAACATGGATGGAAGACAAACAACGTGACATTTTTCATCAGCACATCGTTACCTTGAAAAACGAAGTGACGGATGGCGTAATCACCACCAATTTAGACTTACCCGAAGGCGAATACGGATTGCATATTTTCCAAGACTGGGATCAAAACAAAGAAATGGATGCCAATTGGCTAGGGATCCCGCGTGAACCTGTTGCTACATCCAATAACGCTAAAGGCTCTATGGGGCCACCTCGTTATAAAGACGCAAAATTTACACTGACCAGTGATGGCGCCACACAAGTTGTCAATATCGTCGAAATTTAA
- a CDS encoding flavin reductase family protein, with product MTAPTIDATLFRNALGTFPTGVTIMTTALGDEKIGMTISSFNSVSLTPPLILWSIDKRAHSLPAFIEAKHFAVHVLADDQQQLSNLFARQGADKFAQTTTEMSAYGVPLLTHYYARFQCELEHQYQGGDHLIMVGRVLAFDVKSNKEPLVFYAGRYAQLTKELA from the coding sequence ATGACTGCGCCCACAATTGACGCAACATTGTTTCGAAATGCCCTTGGGACATTCCCAACAGGGGTAACCATCATGACCACGGCGCTAGGTGATGAGAAAATCGGCATGACCATATCCAGCTTTAATTCCGTATCGTTAACACCACCGTTGATCCTTTGGAGTATTGATAAACGCGCGCATTCATTGCCAGCGTTTATTGAAGCTAAGCATTTTGCCGTGCATGTACTTGCAGACGATCAACAACAATTATCGAACTTATTTGCTCGCCAAGGTGCCGACAAATTTGCGCAAACCACAACTGAAATGAGCGCTTATGGTGTGCCACTATTAACCCATTATTATGCTCGATTTCAATGCGAGCTTGAGCACCAATATCAAGGTGGCGACCATCTGATCATGGTTGGCAGAGTATTAGCTTTTGATGTTAAATCGAATAAAGAGCCCTTAGTATTCTACGCAGGGCGTTACGCGCAACTGACGAAAGAATTGGCTTAA